A window of the Teredinibacter franksiae genome harbors these coding sequences:
- a CDS encoding TonB-dependent receptor plug domain-containing protein produces the protein MKFAPPIVFLTYMLTATYPAYCDEDLFSLSLEDLLQVSLTGASLREQTIRDAPASVTVFNTESFKQLGAQKLSDLLRFVPGFQQLYFDQAAGISPVVRGRSLAPTSREYLFIVDGVRMDSWIEGANITRLLRFPLIGVKRVEFIRGPVSHMYGSNAYMGVINIVTGTSGSKIRLASGQPADMQLTLSHPFKLGTSKHHLSFEIFNDQGLSHEVPDPFNPEETLPLKDQLNSKSLSYTIELGNWRISARGHQAEASGFYVGGRLDPEFSDLRYSIASINLENTQTIFGDSENQVMLGSKQYKSSTEAIFAGAGSLNDLSNPASNDPLWVIYRYAGSEQWLIDRLTLNTKSGWTYQMGYEFRYIDTTNMELYNNYDVEAFVNQDFPIPYFGHFDEKTIIGDVETEYSHGIYAQSSYNWGDKLESTLGIRYDNSKLAGDNISPRISFIYFPTSDHSLKLIYGEAFRAPAANEYFTKNNPALIGNPDLKAETVATTELIWVYENNLRHLQLSFFYNDFKNTITSVNPDGSRRFNNSGESSNSGAEITLALPISRDKRWSIRANLSKLFDMPEDTFRLSNAQANLLLNYKHTKWNLSLDYEYSSERRYLMRGNTQPTPIDAYGLVNAHFSYKLTPQWKLTLSGKNLFDKAYAYPSVGSSLNPIPARGREYVLGIERHF, from the coding sequence ATGAAATTTGCGCCACCAATTGTTTTTCTCACTTACATGCTCACAGCAACTTACCCAGCCTACTGTGATGAGGATTTGTTTTCACTTTCCCTTGAGGATTTACTCCAGGTTAGCCTCACAGGCGCAAGCCTGCGTGAACAAACAATCAGGGATGCTCCAGCTAGCGTTACCGTATTCAACACCGAATCCTTTAAGCAGCTAGGCGCACAAAAACTAAGCGATCTGCTGCGATTCGTGCCAGGCTTTCAACAGCTTTATTTCGACCAGGCTGCAGGTATTAGCCCCGTTGTGCGTGGTCGGTCTCTTGCTCCGACCAGCCGGGAATACCTGTTTATTGTTGATGGTGTGCGCATGGATAGCTGGATCGAAGGCGCCAATATCACACGGCTACTACGCTTTCCGTTGATTGGTGTAAAACGCGTGGAATTCATACGCGGCCCCGTCTCACACATGTACGGCAGTAATGCCTATATGGGAGTTATCAATATTGTTACTGGCACCAGTGGCAGTAAAATACGACTCGCTTCCGGGCAACCGGCAGATATGCAGTTGACGCTCAGCCACCCCTTCAAACTTGGAACCAGTAAACACCACTTGTCTTTTGAAATCTTTAATGACCAGGGGCTGAGCCATGAGGTACCAGACCCATTCAACCCAGAAGAGACTCTTCCGCTAAAAGATCAACTTAACAGCAAATCGCTTTCCTACACGATTGAGTTGGGAAATTGGCGCATATCTGCGCGCGGCCATCAGGCAGAAGCCTCCGGTTTTTATGTGGGAGGTCGGCTGGACCCGGAATTTTCTGACTTGCGCTACAGCATTGCCTCAATAAACCTTGAAAACACACAAACTATTTTCGGTGACAGCGAAAACCAAGTAATGCTTGGCAGCAAACAGTATAAAAGCAGTACAGAAGCGATTTTCGCAGGGGCAGGCAGCCTCAACGACCTTAGCAACCCAGCCAGCAACGACCCTCTGTGGGTAATATATCGCTATGCTGGCAGCGAGCAATGGCTAATCGACCGGCTCACACTAAATACAAAGAGTGGTTGGACTTATCAAATGGGCTATGAGTTTCGATATATCGACACCACAAATATGGAGCTGTACAACAATTATGATGTGGAAGCTTTTGTAAACCAGGATTTCCCCATCCCTTATTTCGGTCACTTCGATGAGAAAACCATTATCGGCGATGTGGAGACAGAATACTCCCACGGCATTTATGCCCAATCAAGCTACAACTGGGGCGACAAACTTGAATCAACACTCGGGATTCGCTACGACAACTCGAAATTAGCGGGAGATAACATTAGCCCGAGAATCTCCTTTATCTATTTTCCAACATCCGATCATTCATTAAAACTCATTTATGGGGAAGCATTTCGAGCACCCGCTGCCAATGAGTATTTCACCAAAAACAACCCCGCACTCATCGGAAACCCTGATCTGAAAGCCGAAACGGTCGCAACAACAGAACTCATATGGGTATATGAAAATAATCTGCGGCACCTACAGCTATCGTTTTTTTACAACGATTTTAAAAACACCATTACCAGTGTAAACCCAGACGGCTCAAGACGCTTCAACAACAGTGGGGAAAGTTCAAACTCAGGAGCAGAAATTACCTTAGCTCTGCCAATCAGCAGAGACAAGCGCTGGTCGATTCGGGCTAACTTATCTAAATTGTTTGATATGCCCGAGGACACCTTCAGGCTCTCCAATGCTCAGGCTAACCTGTTGCTTAATTACAAACATACGAAATGGAACTTATCACTAGATTATGAATACTCCAGCGAGCGCCGATACCTTATGAGGGGCAATACCCAACCCACACCCATCGATGCCTATGGCTTGGTTAACGCGCACTTCTCCTACAAATTAACTCCTCAATGGAAACTCACGCTCTCGGGTAAAAACCTTTTTGATAAAGCCTACGCCTACCCAAGCGTTGGCTCCTCCCTAAACCCTATCCCTGCTCGCGGTCGAGAGTATGTGCTGGGCATAGAAAGACACTTTTAA
- a CDS encoding transposase, translating into MTTARKHQVSISDTPYYHVMSRCVRRSYLCGTDIHTGQCYEHRREWIAERIRLLSTIFAIDICSYAVMSNHYHIVIKIDAQAPQSWSFDEVIQRWLCLYKGPFLVQKYQKGETLDTAEQRVLEDTVEDWRTRLGSLSEFMQQLNQVIARQANQEKRCTGRFWEGRFKSQALLTEEALLTAMAYVDLNPIRAKMAESPETSEHTSVQERINPRFELKQALTHNPDINPHHFSRFPVKELAAFEGNIWSDIQHGVLFDIKDYLTLVDTTGRIQRKDKRGYIASESLPILQRLGIDANDWLGNTQKFEAIFYKKFHYRRRDKNVA; encoded by the coding sequence ATGACGACGGCACGGAAGCATCAAGTCTCCATCAGTGACACACCCTATTATCACGTTATGTCCCGCTGTGTTCGCCGCTCCTACCTGTGTGGTACAGATATTCATACCGGGCAATGCTACGAACACCGGCGCGAATGGATTGCAGAGCGTATTCGCTTACTCTCCACCATTTTTGCTATCGATATCTGCAGTTACGCCGTAATGAGTAACCATTACCATATCGTAATCAAAATTGATGCCCAGGCACCGCAAAGCTGGAGCTTCGACGAAGTCATTCAGCGCTGGCTATGCTTATACAAAGGCCCTTTTTTGGTACAAAAATATCAAAAAGGCGAAACCTTAGATACGGCAGAACAACGCGTACTCGAAGATACTGTAGAAGATTGGCGTACACGCCTTGGCAGCTTAAGCGAGTTTATGCAGCAACTTAATCAAGTCATCGCACGACAGGCGAACCAAGAAAAACGCTGCACTGGCCGATTCTGGGAGGGGCGATTTAAATCTCAAGCCTTATTGACCGAGGAGGCTCTGCTAACCGCTATGGCCTACGTGGATTTAAACCCCATACGCGCAAAAATGGCCGAGTCACCCGAAACTTCTGAACACACCAGCGTTCAAGAGCGAATAAACCCTCGCTTTGAACTAAAACAAGCTTTAACCCACAATCCGGATATCAACCCTCATCACTTCAGCCGCTTTCCCGTTAAAGAATTAGCCGCTTTTGAGGGGAATATTTGGTCCGACATACAACACGGCGTCTTATTCGATATCAAAGATTACCTCACGTTAGTGGATACGACTGGCCGTATTCAGCGTAAAGATAAGCGTGGTTACATCGCCAGTGAATCTCTACCCATTCTGCAACGGCTAGGCATCGACGCTAACGATTGGCTGGGTAACACGCAGAAATTTGAAGCGATCTTCTATAAAAAATTCCATTATAGGCGGCGAGATAAAAACGTCGCTTAG
- the tnpC gene encoding IS66 family transposase, with translation MNDAAALQKENDLLREQLAAEKVKSGERIAARDAQISALHEQIKHLLSKRFGTSSEKSSPDQMGLFNEVEECLVDEALISESETTVVKSHTRKSKPRITLPDNLPREDIIHDLPEEEKVCPHDGSELKNIGSDDHEQLEIIPAKIKVIRHKRLKYACPCCDNHIVTASKPKQPIEKSIASPSLLSYIATQKYADALPLYRQSEMFKRIGIKLDRTNMANWMVKCGERVQPLINLLIDHLHSQPCLHVDETTLQVLDEPGKAAQSKSYMWVMTNTGHQPACVFHYADTRSQQVPLNLLSQDNAAIMVDGYEGYQRACTEYGITRIGCWAHARRKFKDAQALQKKGKTGKADQALAYIQKLYVIEKKIKGEPPDKRYQIRQSDALPILEKLKTWMEKSLVTVPPQTAIGKALVYLNNQWGRLVGYVDDGRYPIDNNAAERSIRPFTIGRKNWMFSKSQAGAKASANLYSLIETAKANELNVYDYLVQVFRELPNAQSVEQVEALLPWNTSL, from the coding sequence ATGAACGATGCAGCGGCCTTACAAAAAGAAAATGATTTATTGCGTGAGCAGCTCGCCGCTGAAAAAGTAAAAAGTGGAGAAAGAATAGCCGCGCGTGATGCACAAATATCGGCTCTTCACGAACAAATAAAACATCTTCTCAGTAAGCGCTTCGGCACCTCTAGTGAAAAATCATCGCCAGATCAGATGGGCTTATTTAATGAAGTAGAAGAATGCCTGGTTGATGAAGCTTTAATCTCAGAATCTGAAACTACGGTTGTTAAAAGCCATACACGTAAAAGTAAACCTCGGATCACCCTTCCAGACAACCTCCCACGTGAAGACATTATCCACGACCTGCCGGAAGAGGAGAAAGTATGCCCGCACGATGGCTCCGAGCTTAAAAACATTGGCAGTGACGATCATGAGCAATTAGAGATCATTCCAGCCAAGATCAAAGTGATACGGCATAAGCGGCTCAAATATGCTTGCCCCTGCTGTGACAATCATATTGTTACTGCGAGCAAGCCAAAACAACCCATCGAAAAAAGCATTGCTAGTCCTAGCTTACTTTCCTACATCGCCACTCAAAAATATGCTGACGCCTTACCGCTGTACCGCCAAAGCGAGATGTTCAAGCGCATAGGCATTAAGCTGGATAGAACGAATATGGCCAACTGGATGGTCAAATGCGGTGAGCGAGTACAACCACTTATTAACTTACTGATCGATCATCTCCATAGTCAACCGTGCTTGCATGTAGATGAAACCACGCTGCAGGTATTAGATGAGCCCGGAAAGGCAGCGCAAAGTAAAAGCTACATGTGGGTAATGACCAACACCGGCCACCAGCCCGCATGCGTGTTCCATTATGCTGATACGCGTAGCCAGCAAGTACCACTAAACCTGCTCAGTCAAGATAACGCTGCGATTATGGTGGATGGCTATGAGGGTTACCAAAGAGCGTGCACTGAGTACGGCATTACTCGTATAGGTTGTTGGGCGCACGCCAGAAGAAAGTTTAAAGATGCACAAGCATTACAAAAGAAAGGAAAAACGGGCAAAGCCGATCAAGCTTTAGCCTATATCCAAAAGCTCTACGTCATTGAGAAGAAAATCAAAGGCGAACCGCCGGATAAACGCTACCAAATTCGTCAAAGCGACGCCTTGCCGATCCTCGAAAAACTAAAAACATGGATGGAGAAAAGCCTTGTTACTGTGCCACCACAAACGGCAATCGGTAAAGCCTTGGTGTACCTGAATAATCAATGGGGTCGCTTGGTTGGCTATGTCGACGATGGTCGATACCCAATTGATAACAACGCGGCGGAGAGATCAATACGTCCGTTTACAATTGGTCGAAAGAATTGGATGTTCAGCAAAAGCCAAGCGGGTGCCAAAGCTAGCGCCAACCTTTATAGTTTGATCGAAACCGCCAAGGCGAATGAGCTAAATGTGTATGACTACCTCGTACAGGTTTTTAGAGAGCTTCCAAACGCTCAAAGTGTCGAACAGGTTGAGGCCTTACTGCCTTGGAATACAAGCCTGTAG
- the tnpA gene encoding IS66 family insertion sequence element accessory protein TnpA, with amino-acid sequence MSKRRTYNWPQLFAEFERSGLSQVEFCKQHDLNPKYFNLKLSKLKAQEDSAFAHVVVQPELYSRQGLVLEVGNCKVHCPPAMSIPSFVSLIKSLA; translated from the coding sequence ATGTCCAAGCGCCGCACCTACAACTGGCCCCAACTTTTCGCAGAATTCGAGCGGTCAGGCCTATCGCAAGTCGAATTTTGCAAGCAACACGACCTCAATCCAAAATATTTCAACTTAAAGCTTTCCAAGCTCAAAGCGCAGGAAGACAGTGCGTTCGCGCATGTGGTTGTACAGCCTGAACTTTACTCGCGGCAGGGGCTTGTCCTCGAAGTGGGCAACTGTAAAGTTCATTGCCCACCAGCCATGTCTATTCCTTCCTTTGTATCATTGATTAAGTCCCTCGCATGA
- a CDS encoding discoidin domain-containing protein, translating to MYKEIILRCLLTLFFSVSTLAGNSVLAQEKVAIVHVAASKTSGGASFSPFKTIDSIEDPSSSWKSWSNDPVSITYELADIENINSLDVLWYGNTKRSYRFSIQISEDESDWVTVVELEQSSKMVSQSDYEQYSFIPTQGKFLRIVAYGNDLDPSTRIIEVGISAVAGSQEPDPEPEPEPEPEPGLDPSSLSIQAVSANRDDGNIASNTIDGSFNSRWSASGDGSFITFDLGQSARMDQVNIAFYKGDLRKAYFDILTSSDGINFQQQVNNLESSGQSTAFEVFDVGSVDAQYLRIVGHGNSVNAWNSLTEVEVIGLPTDNAPNEPDPDPDPTNPTPVEPGDTSNIIPASRRIEWSAGIPGGIPYYATISQNVNNHGAIANDGKDDTQAFINAIDSASTGSVVFVPDGTYNLSKKIPITKSIVLRGNGADKTRLIFNTSDSLIEFTTNGGESWKGISGNLDKGSNIISASDATGIQAGDFIMIRQHNDPAVIKYAREWATHAVGQVLKIKDVSGDDLHLEKPLYYSYKASMNPQFTYRKMLTGAGLENIYIEKTNGDGASRSITFFKAAHCWVQGVRSEKTDKAHIEFRHAYGNEVRSSFFNSAHDHGAGGQAYGTRFERYASDNLIIDNVFKHLRHSMVLQLGASGNIHAYNYSLDPYTSQSPSWLTSDITIHGSYPYMNLFEGNVVQHIISDDIHGTNGPNTFFRNRVEKNAETITASITKPERFSFIEIHENNLFSNIIGNELGNRFSFPTDTAIKVNHPDENIVHGNFNYTTQSIEWDQEIEYGEMPSSLFLQSKPSFFGDMVWPIFYGSEGPVIPAQQRYENELKDNL from the coding sequence ATGTATAAAGAAATTATCTTGCGCTGCCTGCTTACACTCTTCTTTTCAGTATCCACCCTTGCAGGAAATTCTGTTTTGGCTCAGGAAAAAGTTGCCATAGTTCACGTTGCTGCAAGCAAAACCAGTGGTGGAGCTTCTTTTTCACCATTTAAAACGATTGACAGTATCGAGGACCCTTCCAGCTCATGGAAAAGCTGGAGCAATGACCCCGTATCAATTACCTATGAATTAGCGGACATAGAGAACATAAACTCTCTGGATGTACTTTGGTATGGAAACACCAAGCGGTCATATAGATTTAGCATTCAAATCTCAGAAGATGAAAGCGACTGGGTTACCGTCGTTGAGCTGGAACAAAGTTCAAAAATGGTCAGCCAATCTGACTATGAACAATATAGCTTTATCCCTACGCAAGGTAAGTTTTTAAGAATAGTCGCTTATGGCAATGATCTCGACCCGTCCACAAGGATCATTGAGGTCGGCATCAGCGCTGTTGCCGGGAGCCAGGAGCCAGACCCCGAACCGGAACCGGAACCGGAACCGGAGCCCGGCTTGGACCCTTCGAGTTTATCAATACAAGCTGTGAGCGCAAATAGAGACGACGGAAACATTGCGTCTAACACTATCGATGGAAGTTTCAATTCACGGTGGTCTGCATCGGGCGATGGAAGCTTTATCACATTTGATCTCGGACAATCAGCAAGAATGGATCAAGTGAATATCGCTTTTTATAAAGGAGACTTAAGAAAAGCATACTTCGACATCCTCACCTCTTCAGATGGCATTAACTTTCAGCAACAGGTAAACAACCTGGAATCCAGCGGACAGTCTACTGCTTTTGAAGTATTCGATGTCGGGAGTGTAGATGCCCAATACTTGAGAATTGTTGGACATGGCAATTCAGTCAATGCCTGGAATAGTCTCACTGAAGTTGAGGTCATTGGGCTTCCCACTGACAATGCGCCTAATGAACCAGATCCAGATCCAGATCCAACAAATCCTACTCCTGTTGAGCCGGGCGATACCTCAAACATCATTCCTGCTAGCCGGCGTATTGAGTGGAGTGCCGGAATACCAGGCGGCATTCCCTACTACGCAACTATTTCCCAAAATGTTAATAACCATGGGGCCATTGCAAATGATGGGAAAGATGATACTCAAGCCTTTATCAATGCAATCGATTCAGCCTCCACTGGTTCAGTCGTATTCGTGCCAGACGGAACCTATAACTTATCAAAAAAGATTCCTATTACAAAAAGTATCGTACTAAGAGGCAATGGCGCAGACAAAACGAGGCTAATATTTAATACGAGCGATTCGTTAATTGAATTTACGACAAATGGCGGGGAGTCCTGGAAGGGGATATCAGGAAATTTAGATAAAGGATCAAACATCATTAGCGCATCAGATGCTACCGGCATTCAAGCCGGAGATTTCATTATGATTCGCCAGCACAATGACCCCGCTGTAATCAAATACGCCCGAGAATGGGCCACTCATGCAGTAGGGCAAGTATTGAAGATTAAAGACGTTTCAGGAGATGACCTTCACCTAGAGAAGCCTCTTTACTATTCCTACAAGGCTTCCATGAACCCTCAATTTACCTATAGAAAAATGCTCACAGGGGCCGGCCTTGAAAACATTTATATAGAAAAGACCAATGGTGATGGAGCCTCAAGATCAATCACGTTTTTCAAAGCCGCTCATTGCTGGGTGCAAGGAGTAAGGAGCGAGAAGACTGACAAAGCACATATTGAGTTTCGGCATGCATACGGGAATGAAGTGCGAAGTAGCTTTTTCAATTCGGCACATGACCATGGCGCTGGAGGACAAGCCTATGGAACCCGATTTGAAAGATATGCCAGCGATAACCTCATAATAGATAATGTATTTAAACATCTTCGACACTCGATGGTATTGCAACTGGGTGCGAGCGGCAATATTCATGCTTACAACTATTCCCTGGACCCATACACCAGTCAGTCACCCAGTTGGCTGACTTCAGATATTACTATTCATGGTAGCTATCCCTATATGAATTTATTTGAGGGGAACGTCGTGCAACATATCATTTCAGACGATATTCATGGAACCAACGGCCCGAACACTTTTTTTAGAAACAGAGTGGAGAAAAACGCCGAAACAATAACAGCGAGTATAACGAAGCCAGAAAGATTTAGTTTTATAGAAATTCATGAGAACAATCTGTTTAGCAATATTATTGGAAATGAACTTGGAAATCGATTTAGCTTTCCAACCGATACAGCCATCAAAGTCAATCATCCCGATGAAAATATTGTTCATGGGAATTTCAATTACACCACACAAAGCATTGAATGGGATCAAGAAATAGAATACGGGGAAATGCCTTCTTCCTTATTTTTGCAAAGTAAACCTTCTTTCTTTGGAGATATGGTATGGCCAATTTTCTATGGCTCGGAGGGCCCAGTAATACCGGCCCAGCAAAGGTATGAAAACGAATTGAAAGATAATCTTTAG
- the tnpB gene encoding IS66 family insertion sequence element accessory protein TnpB (TnpB, as the term is used for proteins encoded by IS66 family insertion elements, is considered an accessory protein, since TnpC, encoded by a neighboring gene, is a DDE family transposase.): MIQWSNAIPIYLHRDPVDFRKAINGLAVIVSEEMELDVYSQALFVFCNRNRSQLKVLYWDSTGFALWQKRLEKDKFKWPSKDPLATASITYEQWDWLLRGFDFAKFRPHKQLKFTEVA, encoded by the coding sequence ATGATCCAGTGGTCCAATGCGATTCCCATATACCTGCACCGCGACCCAGTAGACTTTCGCAAAGCGATCAATGGCCTAGCGGTTATCGTGAGTGAGGAGATGGAGTTGGATGTATACAGCCAGGCGTTGTTCGTGTTTTGCAATAGAAACCGCAGTCAGCTCAAAGTGCTCTATTGGGACAGTACGGGTTTTGCCCTGTGGCAGAAACGCCTAGAGAAGGACAAATTTAAGTGGCCGAGTAAAGACCCGCTTGCAACCGCATCAATTACCTACGAGCAATGGGATTGGTTATTGCGGGGTTTTGACTTTGCTAAATTTAGACCACATAAGCAGTTAAAATTCACCGAGGTGGCCTAA
- the tnpC gene encoding IS66 family transposase, with protein sequence MKYAAALQKENDLLREKIAARDTQIAVLNEQLKHLLSKRFGSSSEKISADQLGLFNEAEACVVEVEAAESDSTTVKSYTRKRKPRVTIPDNLPREDIIHDITETEKVCPHDGSTLNIIGSEDHEQLEIIPAKIKVVRHKRLKYACPCCDNHIVTAGKPKQPIEKSIASPSLLAYIAVQKYADALPLYRQSEIFKRIGIELDRTNMANWMVKCGELTQPLINLLIDYLHKPPYIHMDETTLQVLEEPGKTAQSKSYMWVMTSTGPQSVCVFHYADNRGQRVPIELLSAENTAIMVDGYEWYQKACDEYGITRLGCWAHARRKFKEAQNLQKKGKTGKADQALAYIHKLYAIEKKIKDEPPDKRYQVRQEQAKPILDKIKEWLDKSLQSVAPKTKLGIALVYLNNQWDRLIAYLEDGCYPIDNNAAERAIRPFAIGRKNWMFSKSQAGAKASANLYSLIETAKANDLNTYDYLQHIFEELPNAQNVEQIEGLLPWNVQLG encoded by the coding sequence ATGAAATATGCGGCGGCTTTACAGAAAGAAAATGATTTATTGCGCGAAAAGATTGCCGCGCGCGATACGCAAATCGCCGTATTAAACGAACAGCTTAAACACCTGCTGAGCAAACGCTTTGGATCTTCTAGTGAAAAAATATCGGCTGATCAGCTAGGCTTATTTAACGAAGCCGAAGCATGTGTAGTTGAAGTTGAGGCCGCCGAAAGCGATAGCACCACTGTAAAAAGTTATACTCGCAAGCGTAAGCCTCGCGTTACTATACCCGACAACCTTCCCCGTGAAGACATCATTCACGACATCACCGAAACGGAAAAAGTCTGCCCTCACGATGGCAGCACTCTTAATATCATTGGCAGCGAAGACCATGAACAACTGGAAATCATCCCCGCTAAAATCAAAGTGGTTCGCCACAAGCGACTAAAATATGCCTGTCCCTGCTGTGACAATCACATTGTAACGGCAGGCAAGCCCAAACAGCCTATCGAAAAAAGTATCGCCAGCCCCAGTCTACTCGCTTACATCGCGGTGCAAAAATATGCGGATGCTTTACCTTTATACCGTCAAAGCGAGATATTCAAACGAATCGGCATAGAGCTGGACAGAACTAATATGGCGAACTGGATGGTGAAGTGTGGTGAGCTGACACAGCCCCTTATCAACCTGTTAATTGATTACCTCCACAAGCCACCGTACATCCACATGGATGAAACCACACTACAGGTATTGGAAGAGCCGGGAAAGACCGCACAAAGCAAAAGCTACATGTGGGTAATGACCAGCACAGGTCCACAGTCGGTTTGCGTATTCCACTATGCGGATAACCGAGGGCAACGGGTACCCATCGAGCTACTTAGCGCCGAAAATACCGCCATTATGGTCGACGGCTACGAGTGGTACCAAAAAGCCTGTGATGAGTACGGTATTACCCGCTTAGGTTGCTGGGCTCATGCCAGAAGAAAGTTCAAAGAGGCTCAAAATTTACAGAAAAAGGGTAAAACAGGCAAAGCTGATCAAGCCTTAGCCTATATCCACAAGCTGTACGCGATTGAAAAGAAAATAAAGGACGAACCACCGGATAAACGCTACCAAGTTCGCCAAGAGCAGGCAAAACCCATCCTCGACAAAATCAAAGAATGGTTGGATAAAAGCTTACAGTCGGTGGCACCGAAAACAAAACTCGGTATAGCATTGGTGTACCTGAACAACCAGTGGGATCGATTAATCGCCTACCTGGAAGATGGGTGCTATCCCATCGATAATAATGCTGCCGAACGTGCAATACGCCCCTTTGCTATTGGTCGCAAAAACTGGATGTTCAGTAAGAGTCAGGCGGGCGCTAAAGCTAGCGCAAATCTTTACAGTCTGATAGAAACAGCCAAGGCTAACGACCTGAATACGTACGACTATTTGCAACATATTTTTGAAGAACTACCCAATGCGCAAAATGTTGAGCAGATTGAGGGATTGTTGCCTTGGAATGTCCAGCTTGGTTAG
- the tnpB gene encoding IS66 family insertion sequence element accessory protein TnpB (TnpB, as the term is used for proteins encoded by IS66 family insertion elements, is considered an accessory protein, since TnpC, encoded by a neighboring gene, is a DDE family transposase.) codes for MIQWRDSIPIYLHRDPVDFRKAINGLAVIVSEEMALDVYDSALFVFCNKNRSQLKVLYWDSTGFSLWQKRLEKAKFKWPRKAPLATVSITYEQWCWLLRGFDFAKFMPHQQLKYTEVV; via the coding sequence ATGATCCAGTGGCGAGATTCAATTCCAATCTACTTACACCGTGACCCTGTAGATTTCCGCAAAGCCATTAATGGATTGGCCGTCATCGTCAGCGAAGAGATGGCGCTGGATGTTTACGATAGTGCCTTGTTTGTCTTCTGCAATAAGAACCGTAGCCAGCTTAAAGTCCTGTACTGGGATAGCACCGGTTTTTCCCTCTGGCAGAAGCGTTTAGAAAAAGCTAAATTCAAATGGCCTAGGAAAGCGCCGCTGGCGACGGTTTCAATAACCTACGAGCAATGGTGTTGGTTGTTACGCGGCTTCGACTTTGCCAAATTTATGCCCCATCAGCAATTAAAGTATACCGAAGTCGTTTAA
- the tnpA gene encoding IS66 family insertion sequence element accessory protein TnpA: protein MAYQKYNWPEIFEKFDSSGLSQTEFCKQHNLNTKYFNLKLSKRKAQDGGAFAKAIVQLEPASPEGLTVEVGHCKIHCPATMSIPSFVSLVRSLA from the coding sequence ATGGCTTACCAAAAATACAATTGGCCCGAGATTTTCGAAAAATTCGATTCGTCAGGGCTCTCGCAGACAGAGTTCTGCAAACAACACAATCTCAATACCAAATATTTCAACTTAAAGCTCTCCAAGCGCAAAGCTCAAGACGGTGGTGCTTTTGCGAAAGCTATTGTGCAGTTGGAGCCAGCCTCACCTGAAGGCCTGACTGTAGAGGTGGGCCATTGTAAAATCCATTGCCCTGCGACCATGTCCATACCGTCCTTCGTCTCATTGGTGCGCTCTCTGGCATGA